A stretch of DNA from Thermanaerosceptrum fracticalcis:
TCCCCCATTGAGTTTTATTTAGGCTTTTTCATCAATTACACTAATCTGGATTTGCCCTCTTTGTCTCAAATAGATCTCTACTTTACCTGGCTGGTACTGGGTAATGGCCTTGCGCGGCTTATATTCTGTAACCGCCCCACCCAGGCGCCAGTCAATTTTAAGATATCCAGTTACTTCGATTTTAGGCCTGCTTTTGGGAATAAAATCTATGTTAAAGTCAATTACCGGCCAGGCATTTTCCTCAGCCATATCGGCAATCAGAGTTCGAAATGGTATAGGATCCTCGATACGTCCTAACCTGTCACCTTCTTCAGCACGCCTGGCAGTTCCCTCCAGGACTAACTTTCGACCTAATTGAGCATACTCATCTGATAATTCCTGGGGGCTTTTTAATCCAGCTTCGGAAAAGCACTGCCGCTGGTCTATCAGTACTTTCGGCAGTTCCTGGTCTATGATCATCTCCGCCTTGATTTGTTGTATACTCTGCTCACCCCGGGGCCGCCGGATACTCTGCACAGGCTTAATATTATTAATTCCAATTTTCGCCCAAGTAGTATGGATTTGTAACCTCATTTACTACAGCCCCCTTTCTTTTGACATAAAGCGAAGGACCTCCCGGCAGCGGAGATCCCTGACTATCATTACTTTGTATATATAACAGTTCGCAGCAATCCCTCACGAGAACCGTTAACATTAACAGTTACACGTAAATATCTCACAGTGCTAGAAATGCGGTTCACGGTTTACGGTTAACGGTTAACGCTTATGCTACCGTATAAAATCCATGAGCGTCGGCATCATCACCCGGGCACCCACAGCAAGAGCCGATCTATATACGTTCTCCTGGTTCTTCAGGTCCATGATTACCTTGGCAGGGTCAGCCCCTTCTATTTCCGACTGGAGACCAGTAAAGTTCAGTTCCTGTTCAGCAAGACGATTGGCCGTCATCTCCAAACGGTTAATTCTGGCCCCAACCTGGGCCCGGGAAGAAAGTACCTGGTTTATATTATTCTTTATTCGCTCAATATCACTACTCCCCAGAGCCACCGTATTATCACCCCGGAGATGATCATAAATATCTTTTAAAGTCTGTAACAACCGTTTGCTAGGATCACTGGCATCCTTTTGAAAAACATCATCTGCGGTCAGATTAACAGGAATTTCAATTCCCACCCCGATTTCAAATTTAATAACGTCATTATTAGCGTTTGCATTCCAAACTCCTGCATTTTTATCATACGGAGGCTCCGTGGTGTTGCTTCCACCAAAAACATAACGGTCACCATAGGCAGTGTTGGCAATAGACTCTACTTCATCTATAAGTTGCCCAACTTCATCAGCCAAGGCACTTCTATCTTCAGTAGCCAGAGATCCATTGGCCCCATAGGTAGTTAACTCATAAACACGATTTAATATTTTGCTTAAATTATTCAACGCAGATTCAGTAGTCTCCAGCCAGCTAATGGCATCTTTAACGTTTTCCTGAAACTGCTGGTTCTCCTTTATCCGTGTCTTGTAGTGCAGGCTGTCCACAATACCCGTGGGGTCATCGGAAGGCTTGTTGATTCTCCTCCCTGTAGCCAGCTGCATCTGGCTTTTTTCCATATTGCGAATGTTTATGGTTAGATTACGTTTCATGTTATTGATCAGGACATTATTGGTTACTCTCATGAATGATCACCTCTCTCCAAACGATTACCGTAAACCGTGAACCGACTATCCGACTTCCGATATTCGACTACCGACAATGCTGTGCTAGAACATGGACTAGGAAGTAATTAAACTCGTAAATCGGATATCGGATATCGGGAGGCGAAGCCGTATTCGCCAAAAAGTTCACGGTTCACGTTTATATCTACCGTCCCACCATTCCCAGCCTGTTCACAATTACCTCAAGCATTTCGTCCATGGTGTTGATAATTCTCGCAGCGGCGCTGTAAGCATGCTGGAACTTGATCATGTTGGTCA
This window harbors:
- a CDS encoding DUF6470 family protein, whose product is MRLQIHTTWAKIGINNIKPVQSIRRPRGEQSIQQIKAEMIIDQELPKVLIDQRQCFSEAGLKSPQELSDEYAQLGRKLVLEGTARRAEEGDRLGRIEDPIPFRTLIADMAEENAWPVIDFNIDFIPKSRPKIEVTGYLKIDWRLGGAVTEYKPRKAITQYQPGKVEIYLRQRGQIQISVIDEKA
- the flgL gene encoding flagellar hook-associated protein FlgL; this encodes MRVTNNVLINNMKRNLTINIRNMEKSQMQLATGRRINKPSDDPTGIVDSLHYKTRIKENQQFQENVKDAISWLETTESALNNLSKILNRVYELTTYGANGSLATEDRSALADEVGQLIDEVESIANTAYGDRYVFGGSNTTEPPYDKNAGVWNANANNDVIKFEIGVGIEIPVNLTADDVFQKDASDPSKRLLQTLKDIYDHLRGDNTVALGSSDIERIKNNINQVLSSRAQVGARINRLEMTANRLAEQELNFTGLQSEIEGADPAKVIMDLKNQENVYRSALAVGARVMMPTLMDFIR